The following proteins come from a genomic window of Macaca fascicularis isolate 582-1 chromosome 8, T2T-MFA8v1.1:
- the KLF10 gene encoding Krueppel-like factor 10 isoform X2, whose amino-acid sequence MKMISERPKESMYSWNKTAEKSDFEAVEALMSMSCSWKSDFKKYVENRPVTPVSDLSEEENLLPGTPDFHTIPAFCLTPPYSPSDFEPSQVSNLMAPAPSTVHFKSLSDTARPHIAAPFKEEEKSPGSAPKLPKAQATSVIRHTADAQLCNHQSCPVKAASILNYQDNSFRRRTHLTVEAARKNIPCAAVSPNRSKCERSTVADVDEKASAALYDFSVPSSETVICRSQPAPVSPQQKSVLVSPPAVSAGGVPPMPVICQMVPLPASNPVVTTVVPSTPSQPPAVCPPVVFMGTQVPKGAVMFVVPQPVVQSSKPPVVSPNGTRLSPIAPAPGFSPSAAKVTPQIDSSRIRSHICSHPGCGKTYFKSSHLKAHTRTHTGEKPFSCSWKGCERRFARSDELSRHRRTHTGEKKFACPMCDRRFMRSDHLTKHARRHLSAKKLPNWQMEVSKLNDIALPPTPAPTQ is encoded by the exons atgaaaatgatttCTGAAAGGCCAAAAGAGAGTATGTATTCCTGGAACAAAACTGCAGAGAAAAGTGATTTTGAAGCTGTAGAAGCACTTATGTCAATGAGCTGCAGTTGGAAGTCTGACTTTAAGAAATACGTTGAAAACAGACCGGTTACACCAGTATCTGATTTGTCAGAGGAAGAGAATCTGCTTCCTGGAACACCTGATTTTCATACAATCCCAGCATtt tGTTTGACTCCACCTTACAGTCCTTCTGACTTTGAACCCTCTCAAGTGTCAAATCTGATGGCACCAGCGCCATCTACTGTACACTTCAAGTCACTCTCAGATACTGCCAGACCTCACATTGCTGCACCtttcaaagaggaagaaaagagccCAGGATCTGCCCCCAAACTCCCCAAAGCTCAGGCAACAAGTGTGATTCGTCATACAGCTGATGCCCAGCTGTGTAACCACCAGTCCTGCCCAGTGAAAGCAGCCAGCATCCTCAACTATCAGGACAATTCTTTTAGAAGAAGAACCCACCTAACTGTTGAGGCTGCAAGAAAGAACATACCATGTGCCGCTGTGTCACCAAACAGATCCAAATGTGAGAGAAGCACAGTGGCAGATGTTGATGAGAAAGCAAGTGCTGCACTTTATGACTTTTCCGTGCCTTCCTCAGAGACGGTCATCTGCAGGTCTCAGCCAGCCCCCGTGTCCCCACAGCAGAAGTCAGTGTTGGTCTCTCCACCTGCAGTATCTGCAGGGGGAGTGCCACCTATGCCAGTCATCTGCCAGATGGTTCCCCTTCCTGCCAGCAACCCTGTTGTGACAACAGTCGTTCCCAGCACTCCTAGCCAGCCACCAGCCGTTTGCCCCCCTGTTGTGTTCATGGGCACACAAGTCCCCAAAGGCGCCGTCATGTTTGTGGTACCCCAGCCCGTTGTGCAAAGTTCAAAGCCTCCAGTGGTGAGCCCGAATGGCACCAGACTCTCTCCCATTGCCCCTGCTCCTGGGTTTTCCCCTTCAGCAGCAAAAGTCACTCCTCAGATTGACTCATCAAGGATAAGAAGTCACATCTGTAGCCACCCAGGATGTGGCAAGACATACTTTAAAAGTTCCCATCTGAAGGCCCACACGAGGACGCACACAG gagAAAAACCTTTCAGCTGTAGCTGGAAAGGTTGTGAAAGGAGGTTTGCCCGTTCTGATGAACTGTCCAGACACAGGCGAACCCACACGGGTGAGAAGAAATTTGCGTGCCCCATGTGTGACCGGCGGTTCATGAGGAGTGACCATTTGACCAAGCATGCACGGCGCCATCTATCAGCCAAAAAACTACCAAACTGGCAGATGGAAGTGAGCAAGTTAAATGACATTGCTCTACCTCCAACCCCTGCTCCCACACAGTGA
- the KLF10 gene encoding Krueppel-like factor 10 isoform X1 — MLNFGASLQQTAEERMKMISERPKESMYSWNKTAEKSDFEAVEALMSMSCSWKSDFKKYVENRPVTPVSDLSEEENLLPGTPDFHTIPAFCLTPPYSPSDFEPSQVSNLMAPAPSTVHFKSLSDTARPHIAAPFKEEEKSPGSAPKLPKAQATSVIRHTADAQLCNHQSCPVKAASILNYQDNSFRRRTHLTVEAARKNIPCAAVSPNRSKCERSTVADVDEKASAALYDFSVPSSETVICRSQPAPVSPQQKSVLVSPPAVSAGGVPPMPVICQMVPLPASNPVVTTVVPSTPSQPPAVCPPVVFMGTQVPKGAVMFVVPQPVVQSSKPPVVSPNGTRLSPIAPAPGFSPSAAKVTPQIDSSRIRSHICSHPGCGKTYFKSSHLKAHTRTHTGEKPFSCSWKGCERRFARSDELSRHRRTHTGEKKFACPMCDRRFMRSDHLTKHARRHLSAKKLPNWQMEVSKLNDIALPPTPAPTQ; from the exons gaagaaagaatgaaaatgatttCTGAAAGGCCAAAAGAGAGTATGTATTCCTGGAACAAAACTGCAGAGAAAAGTGATTTTGAAGCTGTAGAAGCACTTATGTCAATGAGCTGCAGTTGGAAGTCTGACTTTAAGAAATACGTTGAAAACAGACCGGTTACACCAGTATCTGATTTGTCAGAGGAAGAGAATCTGCTTCCTGGAACACCTGATTTTCATACAATCCCAGCATtt tGTTTGACTCCACCTTACAGTCCTTCTGACTTTGAACCCTCTCAAGTGTCAAATCTGATGGCACCAGCGCCATCTACTGTACACTTCAAGTCACTCTCAGATACTGCCAGACCTCACATTGCTGCACCtttcaaagaggaagaaaagagccCAGGATCTGCCCCCAAACTCCCCAAAGCTCAGGCAACAAGTGTGATTCGTCATACAGCTGATGCCCAGCTGTGTAACCACCAGTCCTGCCCAGTGAAAGCAGCCAGCATCCTCAACTATCAGGACAATTCTTTTAGAAGAAGAACCCACCTAACTGTTGAGGCTGCAAGAAAGAACATACCATGTGCCGCTGTGTCACCAAACAGATCCAAATGTGAGAGAAGCACAGTGGCAGATGTTGATGAGAAAGCAAGTGCTGCACTTTATGACTTTTCCGTGCCTTCCTCAGAGACGGTCATCTGCAGGTCTCAGCCAGCCCCCGTGTCCCCACAGCAGAAGTCAGTGTTGGTCTCTCCACCTGCAGTATCTGCAGGGGGAGTGCCACCTATGCCAGTCATCTGCCAGATGGTTCCCCTTCCTGCCAGCAACCCTGTTGTGACAACAGTCGTTCCCAGCACTCCTAGCCAGCCACCAGCCGTTTGCCCCCCTGTTGTGTTCATGGGCACACAAGTCCCCAAAGGCGCCGTCATGTTTGTGGTACCCCAGCCCGTTGTGCAAAGTTCAAAGCCTCCAGTGGTGAGCCCGAATGGCACCAGACTCTCTCCCATTGCCCCTGCTCCTGGGTTTTCCCCTTCAGCAGCAAAAGTCACTCCTCAGATTGACTCATCAAGGATAAGAAGTCACATCTGTAGCCACCCAGGATGTGGCAAGACATACTTTAAAAGTTCCCATCTGAAGGCCCACACGAGGACGCACACAG gagAAAAACCTTTCAGCTGTAGCTGGAAAGGTTGTGAAAGGAGGTTTGCCCGTTCTGATGAACTGTCCAGACACAGGCGAACCCACACGGGTGAGAAGAAATTTGCGTGCCCCATGTGTGACCGGCGGTTCATGAGGAGTGACCATTTGACCAAGCATGCACGGCGCCATCTATCAGCCAAAAAACTACCAAACTGGCAGATGGAAGTGAGCAAGTTAAATGACATTGCTCTACCTCCAACCCCTGCTCCCACACAGTGA